The window GCGGGTGCGGCTGGCCGGTCGGGCCCGGCGGGCCCGGGAACACCGAGGGGACGCGGTGATCGCGCTGTGCGCGGCGCTCGCCGGGGAGGTACGCGCGGGACGCCAGCCGGGCGAGGCGTTGCTGCGCGCGGCGCGGGACTCCGGCGGGCTCGGTGACGCGCAGGCGGCGGTGCTGGCGGCCGCGCGGTTCGGCGGTGATGTCCCCGGCGCCCTCGCGGCTGCGGCGCGGCGACCGGGCGCCGAGGGGCTGCTGGGGCTCGCGGCGTGCTGGCGGGTGGCCGTGGACCAGGGTGCCGGCCTCGCGGCCGGCCTTGACCGGCTCGAAGCGGCCCTGCGTGCCGAGCGGGACCAACGGGCCGATCTGCGAGCTCAGTTGGCGGGCGCCAAGTCGACGGCGGTGATGCTCGCCGGGCTTCCGGTTCTGGGGCTGCTCCTCGGGGCGGTCATGGGCGCCGATCCACTGCGGGTGCTGCTGCACACCGGGGCTGGGCTGGGGT of the Streptomyces sp. NBC_00287 genome contains:
- a CDS encoding type II secretion system F family protein, translated to MGETAVGGPSMGAAVVCAGAALWLLGGRNAGARRARLLLAGGGVVGAGPPAWRQAVGELRRIRGRLRAEWWALVVGIVLAVLGASVLPLVAGAAGVPLLRRVRLAGRARRAREHRGDAVIALCAALAGEVRAGRQPGEALLRAARDSGGLGDAQAAVLAAARFGGDVPGALAAAARRPGAEGLLGLAACWRVAVDQGAGLAAGLDRLEAALRAERDQRADLRAQLAGAKSTAVMLAGLPVLGLLLGAVMGADPLRVLLHTGAGLGCLLAGGLLEGVGMWWALRVVRGAEAV